AATTTTATACTACAAGTTCCGCAATTCCATTATGGGAAGTACTCAAGTAGGAAAGGCCACTGATCTAACGGACCAACTAATTTGGTTCATTTTGTCATACTGGAAATGCTaaacaaaacattttatttaacaagaaaaatttgaatttagAAATAAATAAACGCAGttgaagtctttttttttgggtttcatttatttattttgaccTTTTAATCAGTATTATTGTCACGGAGAATGAAGGTACAAATTAACAATTAACTATCTAAATGAAGGGCCGGCAATGTAATAAAAATTAGAagtattgagaaaaaaaattgcaattgaATATGCATGGGCCAAGTTATTTGAGGATCTTGGTATTAGTCACTTTGATTGCTAATTTTACATTATGTTCACACTCTATGAGGAGAGAGGGGAGATAAGCTATGCGTGTTCGGAATAGCGGAAGAGAGGAAGATATGAGGATTCGCATAAGAAGTGAACGAGACTCGTGAATTAACACAAATTAGTCAAATATAAATTCCTCGAAGTAGTTGCTTTTCCGAAGCAACTTCGAGGAATTGATAAGAAAATATCCTGAGAAGAATTGATAGCTTACCAAACCACCAAATTATGTAGTTGTGGTAGTATGTACTTTCGATGTGAATGAcgccaaaaatttagaaatatCAATCGAAGTATCTCACGTAAGTTTATTTGAACATTTTATTATCAAacattaaaaatgaaaaagattaCGCAGTACTTCCCATTAACACAAGCAACCCCTGATAGTGATTGATTGCCGTGACGACTAGAATATTACTACGACATGGATTTCAAAATCAATCCTTTCCAACCACAACCATCACTTTAATTTGACCTAGCtaatttacatttttaaaaaattaaaaaaaaaatgcagacaTCTTATTCTGCATCCATTATTCTTTCAGCTCCACTTTTTCCCAAGAATTCCATTATTAGACAGagacaatttatttttttattgattctTTCCTTTGAATCAATGGTGAAGCTTCTATACTAAAAACAGACATTAAAATTAACCCGAGGATGATATAATGCATGATTTGGTGGAGTCAATATGTCCATTCCTGAGGAAGATCCATCTCGTTATGGTCCACATTCGGATTTGTGGCCTGTGCCTTCGCAACATCTGCATAAGATATCAACGGCGAATGAGGAGAGAGATAATTCGAAAAGGACGAGGACCATCTAATATTATCCTCCTCAAAATACTAGCTAATTCCCATGTTGGATACTAAATAGGCACTTATATGTCTCGTCACCCCTCTAATCCTAtattagaaaatgaaaatagaacTCAAATGTGTTTTCTTAATCATAATTCACTCTTGAATAAATAAAAGCTTAGATGAATTTGGCGGAGAAGCAAAAGTACCATGTTGAGATGGGTGGCTTGCGAAACTAGCAAAACCTTTGGACTGAGACCGAGCATTCATGTCTTCGAAGTGGAGTTGTAGGGCCTGGATTACTCTTGCAGGGATAAGAACCGTCGAGCATTCTgatcatcatgaaaacatgataTCAACAAAACAAAGTCCGTCTCGAATCTATATACCTTTCCATCTATACAGTACAAGTAAATATTCAAAGAAATCACATATCGTGGTGTTACACGATACAAATCACGTTATGTGATAATCTTCATACAACACATATGATCCGACACGGTATATTTGTGCTTTTAATTCGGAAAGTGGAAAACTATTGAATTGTCATTCATTAAAATCATTTTGTCGAGCTGTCTAGATTGAAACAGAATCAAAATGAGGAGGcaattttacaaataaaataaaaataaaataaaaataaaataaaataataataataataataataattgtcaAGTTGcgttacattttttttcttttcagtcaGATGTCTCCATCTCTCTTTTGTCGAGTTCAAATTGGAGTAAATGAGATATAGTTCTAGTTATTATAAATCAACATGGTGGACCCCAGCGAGCGATATTCCTGTTTCTGTCTTCTTGTGATAGGGGGAACCGGGAGAAGATTCTTTTAATCCTATCTCGGTTGTGATTGGCCAATGGATATACCAAATAAAGCAATATTCTCAAGATTCAGCCAAACCACAATCACTCATACGGGAAACCAAAATGATTCGTGCAAATATTCCCTCCGTTcgaatttaattatttttagttCTATTATAATTGGCTGAAAAATGAATTATATATTTGAGTacataatgaatttcatatcgaatatggaccttacttgatagatttcgattagttctatcatacaatgttttcgaaatcacgtaaaatattataaattgaaagatataatcgattaaaaaataacacgaacttcaaaaaatgactattaaatccggacggatgaaataattaattaaagcAAATATAATCATAAGTAGATCCTTATTTGGTAGGGGAAATTTCATGCACGGTTATGCCGGTGATAACTCATTGATTATCGATAAGGTAAGAAGGATTAAAGAAATAGTACTAGTATCAATTTTGATgcactttttaaattttttaaaggcACTTCTTTTTTCGCTTATCGAGGATGTCTGTAACATTTTGCCTCGACCAATCCTTCGGGTATATGCAGTTCCCCATCCCAAATGTACAGGGTAATTTATCGAGCTTAAGCCGGGACCTGGAGATCCTGTAGTGAGCAAAGTCGCTACAGGGTTGTAATGAGCTTCTCAGCCGTTTATCTCAGCAATCAACAgttcggatttaaaaaaaactattctggAAAGAGTTATTTTCTTCCGTAAAAGAGTTTTTTAtttaatctgaaccattgaaaatacttttggactGCTGAATAGTTCATTAcaaccatgtagaaactttgcTCACTACACGGTCTCCAAATCCCCCTAAACCGTGGGAGTAACCTCAAGAGGGAGTGAGTTATGTACCCCTTCAGATTCGAACCTtgatttagaaattttatttttaaggcACTTTCACACATAAAATTATTACGGATTTAAGTAAATACCAAAATACAGTTTATTGCTATATTCACGTGAAAGTAAAAAAGGATAAAACTTAAAAGGTGGTGATAAGgatcatttttttccaaaaaaaactttatttgtaTGTCTTCAATAAATATGAATAACTATTTCCTTTCCTCGGAATACTAGTCATTTACTCATTTTTCTAAGAATTTATTTTATGCCTACTTTAATTATGGtacagatttttatttttatttattttttattattcgtTAATCCTAATTACTTTATCCTAATTAGAGTACAAATTTCTCAGGGCATACCTGATTTTTTGCGGACCTCGGGCGGGTTGCTAATTGCACGCGGCAAGAACACACCTGTACCACAAGATCCAGTAGTACTTCTTGAACCGGATCCTCCAAGAAAAACGGCACTCATGcccgaacccgaacccgaacGCACTTGCTGTTTCTGTTTATGTAACTGCCGACTTTGTTGCAGCGTTGGCCAAGCTCCCGCCGCCGGTGACCAGAAACCACCACCTCCGGCTTCAGCTGATCTTTTACCTCTGTTTTGCACGTTGCGTGGTTTTTTATGCTTTTGCTCGACTTGCTGAGTTAAATCGGCCCCCTTCACTCGTCCTGCCCAACTCAGAGTGCCTCCTCCGTGTTTCACCGACGGTTGGTTCTCCAGATTATAAACCTGTATTTAGATCCCGCAAGGATTAGTTCGGATTTAGCTCGTATACATGGTCGCTCCACTCCTATCTAGTGAAATTTCTGGCTCCGTCTCAGTTATAAAAAACGAATTTTTGAAATAGGAACCCGAAAATATTTCTCCAAACCCAGTTCAGTGGACGTGTTTACACCTGTTTTTACGATAATTGTGGATACTGACATTAGATTTTAGCTTCAGATTTTTGTGCAGATTTTGGATTCCGAATTCTATTTGAAGTTGACAAAACATGTTTGTTGCCGCTGTAAAATTATGagaatttcattcattttttaagaatttatgTTGCAGAATTTCAAAAGCCATTCAAACCTAACTTTTGTAATTTTGAGaatttaattcattttttttagcttttttagAATTCGTAAAATTTGAGAATCCGTTATCTAGAATTTTTGTTAATAAACttcaaactgattttgaaaagctagaatctcaaaatttggaaaaaaaaaaaaaaaatctcgcaAAACACCACAATATGCAAGTGTTCTGTTTtcgcaagaaaataaaaaccaataacaggaagggaaaaacaaaaaaaattatcttcttacATGAACAGCTCGTGAAtgatatgaaaaataaaaataaaaagaatcttCTTACATGAACAGCTCGTGAATGATCATCCGAAGAAGCTGGAAAGTTATGCTTAGGGACAGAAGTGGGTCCTCTACTGAGTGTGCTCTGAAGTTTCTCACCATGGTGCTCCGTGGGTGTATCGAGCGCTTCTCCGTCATCTTCTTCGAGCATGTAGTCGGCCATCTTCCGAGTCAACTCAGCTATGAACTCGTcgtccccctcctcctcctcctcgctctcTGTTTCAGTAGAACTTAGCTCCGATCCAAACGCTGAGCTCAAACCCGAAAACGAAGAAGACCCGGACGAACCAAACACGTTTGAAATCAAGTCGGTACTCGACCCGTTCTTGGTGATGCTGATCCGATTCGCCGAGAAATCGTCGTCGTCGTTGAGCAACCTCTCTCGCTCGTGGAATTTAAGAGCCATTTTTGTAACGGATGCCCGATTGATGTGCGACCGTGGAGTTTATTTATACAGTGGGGTGAGAGAAAAAGAACCCAAGTGGAATTTTGAAGATTCCAACTTTTATGGGAGGTTTCTAATTGAAGAAGACACACAGTAATTGCATAAGTATtttaggaggagagagaaaggagatgGTGAGCTACAAGGAATTTTTTCGTGACTTAAGGAcatttaggagagagagagagagagatggtgagCTACAAGGAATTTTTTCGTGATTTAAGGAcatttaggagagagagagagagagagagagagagagagacccaggTACGTAGTGGGTGGGTTGAGTCTGAGtcagaaattattcaatgccgtGGTAACGTTGGGTAAGATTCTGGACCCCACGGTAGTTCGCAGTCCACGCACCTGGGGTGAAACTCACATCGA
The sequence above is a segment of the Rhododendron vialii isolate Sample 1 chromosome 13a, ASM3025357v1 genome. Coding sequences within it:
- the LOC131314379 gene encoding uncharacterized protein LOC131314379, giving the protein MALKFHERERLLNDDDDFSANRISITKNGSSTDLISNVFGSSGSSSFSGLSSAFGSELSSTETESEEEEEGDDEFIAELTRKMADYMLEEDDGEALDTPTEHHGEKLQSTLSRGPTSVPKHNFPASSDDHSRAVHVYNLENQPSVKHGGGTLSWAGRVKGADLTQQVEQKHKKPRNVQNRGKRSAEAGGGGFWSPAAGAWPTLQQSRQLHKQKQQVRSGSGSGMSAVFLGGSGSRSTTGSCGTGVFLPRAISNPPEVRKKSECSTVLIPARVIQALQLHFEDMNARSQSKGFASFASHPSQHDVAKAQATNPNVDHNEMDLPQEWTY